In a single window of the Desulfovibrio mangrovi genome:
- a CDS encoding DUF350 domain-containing protein, whose product MSITEILSGIGLLIGFFVVFFTGKKVNDLWHRDYDLNEELVKKDNAALALTLTGYYGGMLMTVGGALHGPSGGFLSDICNLFLYGISGIVLLNVSWLICDKLLLYKFRVTDELIRDQNQGTGAVAGGVCLATGFILYGAITGEGSFVTMLVFWASGQALLLVAGWVYNRIVPYDVHDEIEKDNVAAGISFAGALIAMGMLVGLAAAQDFESWHDTYVPFVVYSALGLAALPVVRWLADKVLLVGESLSDEIAKQEVPNVGAAYIEAFSYIAGALAIYWCV is encoded by the coding sequence ATGTCCATAACCGAAATTCTTTCCGGCATCGGCCTGCTGATCGGCTTTTTCGTGGTGTTCTTCACCGGCAAGAAGGTCAACGACCTGTGGCACAGGGATTACGACCTGAACGAGGAACTGGTCAAAAAAGACAACGCCGCGCTGGCGCTTACCCTCACGGGCTACTACGGCGGCATGCTCATGACCGTGGGCGGCGCGCTGCACGGCCCCAGCGGCGGTTTTCTCAGCGATATCTGCAACCTGTTCCTGTACGGCATTTCCGGCATCGTACTGCTGAACGTGTCATGGCTTATCTGCGACAAGCTGCTGCTCTACAAATTCCGTGTGACCGATGAACTCATCCGTGACCAGAATCAGGGCACGGGAGCCGTTGCGGGCGGCGTGTGCCTCGCCACCGGCTTCATCCTCTACGGTGCCATTACCGGCGAAGGCTCCTTCGTCACCATGCTTGTCTTCTGGGCCAGCGGGCAGGCGCTTCTGCTGGTAGCAGGCTGGGTATACAACCGCATTGTGCCCTACGATGTGCATGACGAGATAGAAAAGGACAACGTGGCTGCGGGCATCAGCTTCGCCGGAGCGCTCATTGCCATGGGCATGCTGGTGGGTCTTGCCGCTGCGCAGGACTTCGAGTCGTGGCACGACACGTATGTGCCTTTTGTCGTCTATTCCGCACTGGGACTTGCCGCCCTGCCCGTAGTGCGCTGGCTGGCGGACAAGGTTCTGCTGGTGGGCGAATCCCTATCCGACGAAATAGCCAAACAGGAAGTGCCCAACGTCGGCGCGGCATACATTGAAGCCTTTTCCTACATAGCGGGCGCGCTGGCCATTTACTGGTGCGTGTAG
- a CDS encoding GNAT family N-acetyltransferase — protein sequence MTLTHRPVEPADLPLICTFPQSAQELCYMFPIGTYPLTVEQLEEAIARRSDATVALLQGKVVAFANFYEWETGGRCSIGNVVVAPEARGRGVGRFMVTTMIETAFTRHNASEVSLFCFNHNTAGLLLYPSMGFRPVAIEERTNWDGQRIASIRMRLLREAYEATTK from the coding sequence ATGACACTGACACACCGCCCTGTCGAACCTGCGGACCTTCCCCTCATCTGCACATTCCCGCAAAGCGCGCAGGAACTCTGTTACATGTTCCCCATTGGCACCTACCCTCTGACCGTTGAACAACTTGAAGAGGCCATTGCCCGCCGGTCTGATGCCACCGTGGCCCTGCTGCAAGGAAAGGTCGTCGCCTTTGCCAACTTCTACGAATGGGAAACAGGCGGCAGATGCAGCATAGGCAACGTGGTGGTTGCTCCCGAAGCACGAGGCAGGGGTGTTGGCCGTTTCATGGTCACAACCATGATAGAAACAGCCTTTACCCGCCACAATGCAAGCGAGGTGAGCCTATTCTGCTTCAACCACAACACTGCAGGGCTTCTGCTCTATCCTTCCATGGGCTTTCGTCCTGTTGCCATTGAGGAGCGGACAAACTGGGATGGCCAGCGCATTGCCAGCATTCGGATGCGGCTGTTGCGGGAAGCCTACGAGGCCACGACCAAATAG
- a CDS encoding RNA polymerase sigma factor, whose product MRQTARTQQGASNDAKIVRDVLDGDVDAFSLLVLRYQQRLYAMVFRAVRSPHLAADLTQDAFVQAYEKLEQYSPNRPFYPWLHAVALNIVRDYYRKQARLNVVHVDIDSVIPVLEEPSSEVRLDRDRAFAALEQLPLLYREALILRYREELELAEVARALDIGLSAAKMRIKRGLELLRDLIGGE is encoded by the coding sequence ATGCGACAAACTGCCCGCACCCAGCAAGGTGCTTCCAATGATGCGAAAATCGTCCGTGATGTGCTGGACGGTGATGTTGACGCATTTTCGTTGCTCGTACTTCGGTATCAGCAACGTCTTTATGCTATGGTCTTTCGCGCGGTGCGCTCCCCTCATCTGGCCGCAGACCTGACGCAGGATGCCTTTGTGCAGGCATATGAAAAGCTGGAACAGTACTCGCCGAATCGCCCGTTTTATCCTTGGCTGCATGCCGTGGCGCTTAATATCGTAAGGGATTACTACCGCAAGCAGGCCAGATTGAATGTGGTGCATGTGGATATTGATTCAGTCATTCCCGTCCTTGAGGAGCCGTCATCAGAAGTCAGGCTCGACAGGGACAGGGCGTTCGCAGCGCTGGAACAGTTGCCGCTTCTCTACAGAGAGGCATTAATATTACGCTACCGCGAAGAGTTGGAACTTGCCGAGGTGGCCCGCGCTCTGGATATCGGTCTGAGCGCGGCAAAGATGCGTATCAAGCGGGGGCTCGAACTCCTGCGTGACCTGATTGGAGGTGAGTGA
- a CDS encoding LysR family transcriptional regulator, whose amino-acid sequence MNEIHAATLESLDLNLFTVFAAVYRRRNLTLAGGDLNLSQSAVSHALGRLRSRFGDPLFIRQGNLMEPTALAESIASGILSGLEMLEGAVRDVGSFDPAKARRTFRIGMNDYGSALVLPVLTERIRREASGVSLHVVHTTHEERLRMLEEGELDAVMGCHPISGRHILSADLIRDREACVVQLDHPLAAGGLEPSRFDGVPFIALSLSVSGKNVLDSVLEKTGYALAPVVTIQQELAVPELVRKTGLAGTMAERLARLTVHGEELSIRPLPFPDAEFTLRLFWHASRDAEAGQRWLRECIFEVTAALPPLGPCTEILHL is encoded by the coding sequence ATGAATGAAATTCATGCAGCAACTCTGGAGTCTCTGGACCTCAATCTGTTCACCGTCTTTGCCGCTGTCTATCGCAGGCGGAACCTCACGCTTGCCGGTGGCGATCTGAACCTTTCCCAGTCGGCAGTGAGTCATGCCTTGGGCAGGCTGCGCAGCCGTTTCGGCGACCCTCTTTTCATCCGGCAGGGCAATCTCATGGAGCCCACCGCACTGGCAGAAAGCATCGCGTCGGGGATTCTATCCGGGCTTGAAATGCTGGAGGGCGCAGTGCGCGACGTGGGGAGTTTCGATCCGGCCAAGGCTCGCAGGACGTTCCGTATCGGTATGAACGACTATGGCAGTGCCCTGGTCCTGCCAGTTCTGACGGAACGCATCCGGCGCGAAGCGTCCGGCGTGTCGCTGCATGTGGTGCATACAACCCATGAAGAGCGGCTACGCATGTTGGAGGAGGGCGAACTGGATGCCGTCATGGGTTGTCACCCCATATCGGGCAGGCATATTCTGAGTGCCGACCTGATCAGGGATCGTGAAGCCTGCGTGGTGCAGCTTGATCATCCATTGGCCGCAGGGGGTCTGGAGCCGTCACGATTTGACGGTGTGCCCTTCATTGCCCTGTCTCTGAGTGTGTCAGGAAAGAACGTGCTGGATTCGGTGCTGGAAAAGACCGGTTATGCGCTTGCTCCCGTGGTGACCATCCAGCAGGAGCTGGCGGTGCCGGAACTGGTGCGGAAGACGGGGCTTGCCGGAACCATGGCGGAGCGTCTGGCCCGTTTGACCGTGCACGGGGAAGAATTGAGCATACGTCCTCTGCCGTTTCCGGATGCGGAATTCACCCTGCGTCTGTTCTGGCATGCCTCACGTGATGCTGAAGCGGGGCAGCGTTGGCTGCGCGAGTGCATTTTCGAGGTGACGGCAGCTTTGCCGCCGCTGGGTCCCTGTACAGAGATTCTGCACCTCTGA
- a CDS encoding tetratricopeptide repeat protein, which yields MKGPYYLNTKKYNEGVQDFSAILAEDPENAEARYYMARLYLADDKPEQALPYITKAVELEPGNDTYLFWKGIAHWALMEYDEELRSYEKALALNPMNLYARLYMGHNLLDRKDWNGALAAYDKVLGRDSYDPDALYNRPRALHGLKRFEEERKAWLTYLKYYPDGALALRAVDSLNALGDFSWRNFLIGKRRVSFEAVQFEPGTDELKNDAKPSLQLLGAMLGNSKTLKVHIVTYVDAAPELARKRALRIREYILGYAGGVSPAQLPLSWFGVPEKVTAGGKTKDLREAVSFITEVEKQ from the coding sequence GTGAAGGGTCCATATTATCTCAATACGAAGAAATATAATGAAGGTGTTCAGGACTTTTCTGCCATACTGGCAGAGGATCCTGAAAATGCTGAAGCCCGGTATTACATGGCCCGTCTGTATCTGGCCGATGACAAGCCCGAGCAGGCGCTGCCTTACATTACCAAAGCGGTCGAGCTGGAGCCGGGGAACGATACCTATCTTTTCTGGAAGGGTATCGCACACTGGGCGCTCATGGAATACGACGAGGAACTCCGCTCGTATGAAAAGGCTCTGGCCCTGAACCCGATGAACCTCTACGCCCGCCTGTACATGGGACACAACCTGCTGGACAGGAAGGACTGGAACGGGGCGCTGGCTGCATATGACAAGGTTCTCGGGCGGGACAGCTATGATCCCGATGCCCTCTATAACCGTCCTCGTGCACTGCACGGCCTCAAACGGTTCGAGGAAGAGCGGAAGGCGTGGCTGACATATTTGAAGTATTACCCCGATGGTGCGCTTGCACTGCGGGCTGTTGATAGTTTGAATGCCTTGGGCGATTTCTCGTGGCGTAATTTTCTTATCGGTAAACGACGGGTAAGTTTCGAAGCTGTACAATTCGAACCCGGTACCGATGAGCTGAAGAACGACGCGAAGCCCTCTCTTCAATTGTTGGGCGCCATGCTCGGCAATTCGAAGACGTTGAAGGTGCACATTGTGACGTATGTGGATGCCGCCCCCGAACTGGCCAGAAAACGGGCTTTGCGGATCAGGGAATACATTCTTGGGTATGCCGGGGGTGTTTCCCCGGCCCAATTGCCTCTCAGCTGGTTCGGCGTACCTGAAAAGGTGACCGCAGGTGGGAAGACCAAGGACCTCAGAGAAGCTGTTTCGTTCATCACGGAGGTGGAGAAGCAGTGA
- a CDS encoding polyamine aminopropyltransferase, which yields MNSIRRFSLILKASVFATGLAGIVAEYVLSTLATYLLGNAVFQWTITMSLMLFAMGLGSRISKSFRWNLLDLFIAVEFLLSVLCASASVLAYGLAAYTSNIGLVIYALAVAIGLLIGFEIPLVTRINEDYEELRTNIANVMEKDYYGALVGGLLFAFIALPYLGLTYTPIALGAINFAVASLFLWSFRHLLYRSRIAIGGFFVVTAYLVALAISAKPIILFGEQSRYKDKIVYEEQSIYQKLVITQWKNYHWLFINGQEQFSTYDEERYHEPLVHPAMQLATSHERILILGGGDGLAVRELLKYKDIGSITLVDLDPAMPRLAKTHPVLLAANGNSLADPRVTVVHEDAGTFLLNSADLFDVVIIDLPDPDSVDLMHLYSLDFYQTLRHHLSADGVVVTQAGSPYFATMAFLCIDRTMRAAGLVTLPYHNQVPTMGEWGWVLAMRAGTHGTTGMRERLERAGLDGIPTRFLNEEAMQAMFKFGKGVFDHPKAGDVEVNTRHKPVLYRYYKDARWDVY from the coding sequence GTGAACAGCATTCGCCGTTTCAGCCTCATTCTGAAGGCTTCCGTCTTTGCCACGGGCCTTGCCGGTATTGTGGCGGAATACGTGCTGAGCACCCTTGCCACCTACCTGCTTGGCAACGCGGTGTTCCAGTGGACCATCACCATGTCGCTCATGCTCTTTGCCATGGGCCTTGGCAGCCGCATCAGCAAGAGTTTCCGCTGGAACCTGCTCGACCTTTTCATCGCCGTGGAATTCCTGCTCTCGGTGCTCTGCGCCTCGGCTTCCGTGCTGGCATACGGGCTTGCCGCCTATACGAGCAACATAGGTCTGGTGATCTATGCCCTCGCCGTTGCCATCGGCCTGCTCATCGGCTTCGAGATACCACTGGTCACGCGCATCAATGAGGACTACGAGGAGCTGCGCACCAACATCGCCAACGTGATGGAAAAGGACTATTACGGCGCACTGGTTGGTGGGCTGCTGTTCGCCTTCATAGCGCTGCCCTATCTTGGCCTGACCTATACCCCTATCGCACTCGGCGCCATCAACTTCGCGGTGGCCTCGCTGTTCCTGTGGTCGTTCCGCCACCTGCTCTACCGCAGCCGCATAGCCATCGGCGGCTTCTTCGTGGTCACGGCCTACCTTGTCGCTCTGGCTATCTCGGCAAAGCCCATCATCCTCTTCGGCGAGCAGTCCCGTTACAAGGACAAGATCGTGTACGAGGAGCAGAGCATCTACCAGAAACTGGTCATCACCCAGTGGAAGAATTACCATTGGCTGTTCATCAACGGGCAGGAACAGTTCTCCACCTATGATGAAGAACGCTACCACGAGCCGCTGGTGCACCCCGCCATGCAGCTTGCCACCTCGCACGAACGGATACTCATCCTAGGCGGGGGAGACGGACTCGCCGTGCGCGAGCTGCTGAAGTACAAGGATATCGGCTCAATCACGCTGGTCGATCTGGACCCGGCCATGCCGCGCCTCGCCAAGACCCACCCCGTTCTGCTTGCCGCCAACGGCAATTCGCTGGCGGACCCGCGAGTAACCGTGGTGCATGAAGATGCCGGCACGTTCCTGCTCAATTCCGCCGACCTGTTCGATGTGGTCATCATCGACCTGCCCGACCCTGATTCCGTGGACCTGATGCACCTTTACAGCCTCGATTTCTACCAGACCCTGCGCCATCACCTTTCGGCGGACGGCGTGGTGGTGACGCAGGCAGGCAGCCCCTATTTCGCGACAATGGCCTTTCTGTGCATAGACAGAACCATGCGCGCGGCAGGGCTGGTGACGCTGCCCTATCACAATCAGGTGCCCACAATGGGTGAATGGGGCTGGGTGCTCGCCATGCGGGCTGGCACCCACGGCACAACCGGCATGCGGGAACGTCTGGAACGCGCAGGACTGGACGGCATTCCCACCCGCTTCCTCAATGAAGAAGCCATGCAGGCCATGTTCAAGTTCGGCAAGGGTGTGTTCGATCACCCCAAGGCCGGAGACGTGGAGGTAAACACCCGCCACAAGCCCGTGCTGTACAGGTACTACAAGGATGCGCGGTGGGATGTGTATTAG
- a CDS encoding glycogen-binding domain-containing protein, whose translation MHTPENGTKERVPVLRDAIRDYEDISAPPELMPNILSRIQPKQPSVWQRMLRTFRQPITLSFRPATGLCALALAAVVVVSVNVMLRDAGAPMTPGTSILYSAKATPASLREYDGVPVRFVLADGQKRMRSVAVIGTFNQWQEGSFVMRYDDGSKAWVLEAVLPRGEHEYVFLVDGHMTIPDPGVSLFREDSFGSRNSVLYIGEETREI comes from the coding sequence ATGCACACTCCTGAAAACGGTACTAAGGAACGCGTACCTGTGCTGCGTGACGCTATTCGGGACTATGAGGATATCAGCGCCCCGCCGGAGCTCATGCCGAACATACTGTCCAGAATCCAACCCAAGCAGCCTTCTGTGTGGCAAAGAATGCTGCGCACCTTTCGTCAGCCGATAACCTTGAGCTTCAGACCTGCAACCGGTCTTTGTGCTTTGGCTTTAGCCGCAGTGGTCGTTGTATCGGTGAATGTGATGCTGCGTGATGCTGGTGCGCCGATGACTCCGGGGACCTCGATATTGTATTCTGCCAAAGCCACGCCAGCCTCTCTCCGGGAGTATGACGGTGTGCCGGTGCGTTTTGTTCTGGCCGACGGACAGAAACGCATGCGATCGGTGGCGGTAATAGGTACGTTCAACCAGTGGCAGGAAGGAAGCTTTGTCATGCGTTATGATGATGGCTCGAAGGCGTGGGTGCTGGAAGCCGTTTTGCCGCGCGGGGAACATGAATATGTCTTTCTTGTGGATGGGCATATGACTATTCCCGATCCGGGGGTGAGCCTGTTCCGCGAGGACAGCTTCGGCAGCAGGAACTCTGTGCTGTACATTGGGGAAGAGACCCGTGAGATTTAA
- a CDS encoding NAD(P)/FAD-dependent oxidoreductase, with the protein MTKKMQFDVIVVGGGPAGLFASYYLAEHSGLSVCMIDRGKSVKKRNCPIGKTQKCIKCKPCHILSGIGGGGLFSDGKLNYIHKLGKTDLTQFMSKSEAQALIDETEVIFNRFNMDGPVFPSDMERAKSIRKEARKNGIELLLIKQKHLGSDCLPDHIDGMSTHIESRGVEIRCEEEVKKVLAKDGKVTGVVTTRGEYSAKAVIVAPGRVGADWVGEVCREFGLNVSQRGIEVGVRVETHNDVMRDTTDVIYDPTFFVRTKRYDDQTRTFCTNPGGFIALENYQDFVCVNGHAFRDRKSENTNFAFLSKVVLTDPVSDNTGYGTAIGRLATIIGEGKPILQRLGDLRRGRRSTWTRINNGNIEPTMTNVVPGDIAMALPERIVTNIVEGLEQLNYVIPGIADDNTLLYAPEIKFFATQVETSNELETALEGLFVAGDGPGVAGNIVSAAATGLIPAKEIIRRLEGDK; encoded by the coding sequence ATGACCAAGAAGATGCAGTTCGACGTGATAGTTGTAGGTGGCGGACCTGCAGGACTTTTCGCCTCCTACTATCTGGCCGAACATTCCGGACTTTCCGTTTGTATGATCGATCGCGGCAAGAGTGTGAAAAAACGCAACTGTCCCATCGGTAAAACCCAGAAGTGCATTAAATGCAAACCTTGCCATATCCTTTCCGGTATTGGCGGGGGCGGGCTTTTTTCCGACGGCAAACTCAATTACATTCATAAACTGGGAAAGACCGACCTGACGCAGTTTATGAGCAAGAGCGAGGCGCAAGCGCTCATCGACGAGACCGAAGTCATCTTCAACCGTTTCAATATGGACGGGCCGGTGTTTCCCTCTGATATGGAACGTGCCAAGTCCATCCGCAAGGAAGCCCGCAAGAACGGCATCGAACTGCTTCTCATCAAGCAGAAGCACCTTGGCAGTGACTGCCTGCCGGACCACATAGACGGCATGTCCACCCATATCGAATCCCGTGGCGTTGAGATCCGTTGCGAGGAAGAGGTGAAGAAGGTTCTCGCCAAGGACGGCAAGGTGACCGGCGTTGTCACAACCCGTGGCGAATACTCCGCCAAAGCGGTGATCGTGGCTCCGGGACGCGTAGGTGCCGACTGGGTTGGCGAGGTGTGCCGTGAATTCGGGCTGAACGTCTCGCAGCGTGGCATTGAAGTGGGCGTACGTGTGGAAACCCACAACGACGTCATGCGCGACACTACCGATGTGATCTACGACCCCACCTTCTTTGTGCGTACCAAGCGTTATGACGACCAGACCCGTACCTTCTGCACCAACCCCGGCGGGTTCATTGCGCTGGAGAACTATCAGGATTTCGTCTGTGTGAACGGCCATGCCTTCCGTGACAGGAAATCGGAGAATACCAACTTCGCCTTCCTGTCCAAGGTAGTGCTGACTGACCCCGTTTCCGACAATACCGGTTACGGAACAGCCATCGGCAGACTTGCCACCATCATCGGCGAGGGCAAGCCCATTCTGCAGCGTCTTGGCGACCTGCGCCGAGGCCGCCGTTCCACGTGGACCCGTATCAATAACGGCAACATAGAGCCCACCATGACAAACGTGGTGCCCGGCGATATCGCCATGGCTCTGCCTGAGCGCATCGTGACCAACATTGTGGAAGGGCTTGAGCAGCTCAACTATGTCATCCCCGGTATTGCGGATGACAACACGCTGCTGTACGCGCCCGAAATCAAGTTCTTTGCAACGCAGGTGGAAACCAGCAACGAACTGGAAACCGCCCTGGAAGGGCTGTTTGTGGCCGGTGACGGTCCCGGCGTGGCTGGCAACATTGTTTCTGCTGCAGCAACCGGCCTTATTCCTGCCAAGGAAATCATCAGGCGTCTGGAAGGCGACAAGTAG
- a CDS encoding alpha/beta hydrolase fold domain-containing protein has protein sequence MIINKIKVCAILLALLYSPVHLAAAQEGEAPFVYVPSTISGQAQDVLKKLTNPELRPALPGPDDIKAWKAIQDEREAFAVKRQGQILERLQPTVTALELGGVPVLDIKPRDWADNGKVLVYTHGGAYTLFSAKSTLVCSASMAAATGLRVISIDYTLAPHAKWQQITDQVLSVFKALRSLGYAMNDIAIWGDSAGGGLAAGAVLKMRDQGMGMPVAVVLWSPWADITDTGDSYETLKHAEPAYVYAKHLKPSADAYAAPEDQKNPYVSPVYGDYTKGFPPTLIQGGTKEIFLSNFVRLYQNIDTAGQTVKLDIYEGMIHVFQAALYGAPESDAALNKVNAFLKDYLHGL, from the coding sequence ATGATCATAAACAAGATCAAAGTGTGTGCCATCCTTCTTGCCTTACTGTATTCGCCTGTTCATCTTGCTGCTGCTCAGGAGGGGGAGGCACCCTTTGTATATGTTCCAAGCACTATTTCAGGGCAGGCACAGGATGTTTTGAAAAAGCTAACCAATCCGGAGTTGCGCCCAGCCTTGCCTGGTCCTGATGACATCAAGGCGTGGAAGGCCATACAAGATGAAAGAGAGGCCTTTGCCGTTAAACGACAAGGGCAGATACTTGAGCGATTGCAGCCAACAGTTACAGCGTTGGAATTGGGCGGAGTGCCGGTTTTGGATATCAAGCCTAGAGATTGGGCGGATAATGGCAAGGTTCTGGTTTACACGCATGGTGGCGCTTACACGCTGTTCAGCGCGAAATCCACGCTAGTCTGTTCGGCTTCGATGGCTGCCGCAACAGGGTTACGTGTTATTTCAATAGACTACACGCTGGCTCCGCACGCCAAGTGGCAGCAGATAACTGATCAGGTCCTGAGCGTTTTCAAAGCACTTCGCAGTCTTGGGTATGCAATGAACGACATCGCAATCTGGGGGGATTCTGCGGGTGGCGGGCTGGCCGCCGGGGCTGTTCTGAAAATGAGGGATCAAGGGATGGGCATGCCTGTTGCGGTGGTGCTTTGGTCGCCATGGGCCGACATCACCGATACGGGTGACAGTTATGAAACGCTGAAGCACGCTGAGCCTGCGTATGTTTACGCCAAGCACCTCAAACCATCCGCAGATGCCTATGCTGCACCTGAGGATCAGAAGAATCCTTATGTATCACCAGTCTATGGAGACTACACCAAGGGGTTTCCTCCGACTTTGATCCAAGGTGGCACCAAGGAGATTTTTCTGAGCAATTTCGTACGGCTTTATCAGAATATCGACACAGCAGGGCAAACGGTCAAATTGGATATTTATGAAGGAATGATACACGTGTTTCAAGCAGCGTTGTATGGGGCTCCAGAGTCGGACGCAGCGTTGAATAAGGTGAATGCATTTCTTAAGGACTATTTGCACGGATTATAA
- a CDS encoding DUF4178 domain-containing protein: MGLFDRFKNKAQHDAQVDSITNLTLTSMRPGFLVDYDLKTWEVKAANRYEWGSMISLEWQLVSADDTIYLECETDDETEWSISRPISFRSLGESVRRAIMETGDGPDQVSWQGQTYYLEETAGGHFFANGQVTGKAAQSDEGAPLLQWGYETEDGSSYLTIEQWGDTDFQAFAGGPAHEYQFSNILPPAR, translated from the coding sequence ATGGGACTTTTCGATAGATTCAAGAACAAGGCGCAGCACGACGCGCAGGTGGATTCCATCACCAATCTCACCCTCACCTCCATGCGCCCCGGCTTTCTGGTCGACTATGATCTCAAGACCTGGGAAGTGAAGGCCGCCAACCGCTACGAGTGGGGCAGCATGATCTCGCTGGAATGGCAGCTGGTTTCCGCTGATGACACCATCTATCTTGAGTGCGAGACCGATGACGAAACTGAATGGAGCATTTCCCGCCCCATCAGTTTCCGCAGCCTCGGCGAATCCGTGCGCAGGGCCATTATGGAAACCGGCGACGGCCCCGACCAGGTCTCGTGGCAGGGACAGACCTATTATCTGGAAGAAACCGCAGGCGGACACTTCTTCGCCAACGGACAAGTGACCGGCAAGGCTGCCCAGAGCGATGAGGGTGCCCCCTTGCTGCAGTGGGGCTATGAGACCGAGGACGGCAGCTCCTACCTCACCATCGAACAGTGGGGCGATACCGACTTTCAGGCATTTGCGGGCGGGCCCGCCCATGAGTACCAGTTCTCGAACATTCTGCCTCCGGCACGCTGA
- a CDS encoding iron-containing alcohol dehydrogenase: MDNFTFCAPTKILFGRNTIPAIAPQITAHGVQRLLVVFGGGSVRRNGVYDSITNALREAGIAWEEFWGVKPNPSLEQVNAGIVRARAFEAQGVLAVGGGSVIDCGKAIAAGVFLDDYWAFVETRKPVEQALPVFAVLTLSGTSSEMNEKAVITNEPEAKKWSISGLCLAPKVSVIDPQVQAELPWKLTATGGIDAMTHVMENYFRGRPANPESGFFREETQLQINEALLRSIVASLNELQANPASHDARANLAWAACWGLNGMTVAGLSGGDWTSHALEHALSGLFPHIPHGEGLAVLFPSWMEEVHSFAPDIFARFARNVWGIQYDSKDAVSVLAAAREGIAATRNAFSGWGAPKDLSHWGVTAEHVPVMVRNAFSYRALGRLVPLNGEQVTRIFTRVL; the protein is encoded by the coding sequence ATGGACAACTTCACCTTCTGTGCCCCCACTAAAATTCTGTTCGGCCGCAACACCATTCCGGCCATTGCCCCGCAGATAACTGCCCACGGCGTACAACGCCTGCTTGTGGTGTTCGGAGGCGGTTCCGTCCGCCGCAACGGGGTGTATGATTCAATCACCAACGCCCTGCGCGAAGCTGGCATAGCGTGGGAAGAATTCTGGGGCGTGAAGCCCAACCCTTCGCTTGAGCAGGTGAACGCAGGCATCGTCAGAGCACGGGCATTCGAAGCCCAGGGGGTACTTGCTGTGGGCGGAGGCAGTGTCATCGACTGCGGCAAGGCCATTGCCGCCGGTGTGTTTCTGGACGACTACTGGGCCTTTGTAGAGACACGCAAACCCGTGGAACAAGCCCTGCCGGTCTTTGCGGTGCTTACACTCTCCGGCACCAGCTCGGAGATGAACGAGAAGGCGGTCATCACCAACGAACCGGAAGCCAAGAAATGGTCCATAAGCGGCCTGTGCCTCGCCCCCAAAGTCTCGGTCATTGATCCGCAGGTGCAGGCGGAACTGCCATGGAAGCTCACGGCAACGGGCGGCATAGACGCCATGACGCATGTGATGGAAAACTATTTCAGGGGCAGACCCGCCAACCCGGAGTCCGGATTCTTCCGCGAAGAAACACAGCTGCAGATCAACGAGGCGCTGCTGCGCAGCATCGTAGCCTCACTGAACGAACTGCAGGCGAATCCCGCCTCTCACGACGCACGGGCCAACCTCGCGTGGGCTGCCTGCTGGGGACTCAACGGCATGACCGTGGCCGGTCTTTCCGGCGGCGACTGGACCTCCCATGCGCTGGAACACGCATTAAGCGGTCTATTCCCGCACATTCCTCACGGCGAAGGGCTGGCAGTACTCTTTCCCTCATGGATGGAGGAGGTGCACAGCTTCGCCCCGGACATTTTCGCACGCTTCGCACGCAATGTCTGGGGCATACAATACGACAGCAAGGACGCCGTTTCGGTTCTCGCCGCAGCCCGTGAAGGGATTGCAGCCACGCGCAACGCCTTTTCCGGCTGGGGTGCCCCGAAGGACCTTTCCCACTGGGGCGTCACCGCAGAACATGTGCCTGTAATGGTGCGCAATGCCTTCAGCTACCGCGCCCTCGGAAGGCTGGTTCCCCTGAACGGAGAGCAGGTCACGCGCATATTTACGCGAGTGCTGTAA